Below is a genomic region from Anoplolepis gracilipes chromosome 1, ASM4749672v1, whole genome shotgun sequence.
CTGATTAATTCACAAAACTCATTCAACATGAAGGTAACAAATCTAGACGAACGCATCCATGTTCTGGATAGTGAGTCTAATGTTATGActgttatcaaaaatattgcaatgagTGGTGTACAAGAAGAAGCTTTTTACGTATTGGATATAGGGGATATTGTACAAAAGCATCAAATCTGGAAAGAAAAATTGCCACGAGTTGAGCCTTATTATGGTaaaccatttatttatttgaaatttatattattatatgcatacaaCGATTATTCtcttcaaatatattcaagaaatttttcaattccaGCTGTAAAATGTAACGATAATTTGATGGTAATGGAAGTATTAGCGGCCCTCGGTGTCAGTTTTGATTGCGCATCTaaggtaaatataattataaatataattataaacctTTATTAAgctttataaatactttttataagagagaaaacacatttttctaacgtgtacatattttaaaaaggtaaaaataaaaggtAAAAGTACATgtctgtataataatatatatatatctatttatttatttatttatttttgtacatataaattttcttattttattttttctagaatgagataaataaagtattaagtcTTGGTGTGGATTCttcaagaattatttttgctaatcCAGCTAAACCAGCTTCTCATATTTGTCATGCTGCTGCAATGAGAGTTGATACCATGACAGTGGATAATGAAAACGAGCtgcacaaaattaaaaaacttttcccGACGGCCAAGGTAATTGTGTcgtaactttataaatattgcattttttacatatttatgtattttttttctttttattttaaaatataatgataattttattttatttttttttaagtattatattattgtttattatatacaatatatatatatatatatatatataataataatatactttcaaaaaataaaattatcactataattatattttaaaatgaaaaaaaatatgtatatatatataaacatttttatacatatttttttatgttttgcaGATTGTTATACGAATTCGTTGCGATGCGGAAACAGCTCAGTGTCCACTTGGCATGAAATTTGGCTGTGATCCGATACACGAGGCTCCTAGCCTTTTACGCCTGGCATATATGTTGGGTCTTAACGTAGTCGGCTTTAGCTTTCACGTTGGTTCTGGATGTCAAGATCCACCGATATATCATTGCGCTATTCatcattgcaaaatattattcgacATGGCTATTAATTTTGGTTTTAAACCGTATCTTTTGGATCTTGGTGGTGGTTATCCAGGTGACAAAGGCACAAGTATTGACAAATTTGCTGAGGTTATCAACAAAGCTCTCGATGAATATTTCAAtagtaagttttttttttctgtgtcttattgttaggcactgtatattttatttgaaattgtgcAACTtgtaactaaaatttttttactttttagcTGATGCTGTTCACGTGATTGCTGAACCGGGCCGTTTTTACGTTGCGTCTGCGTTCACTTTGGCAACAAATATTCATAGCAAACGTTCTGTACGTGGAGACGAAAATTCTGTTacacataatatgtattacatcAATGATGGTGTTTATGGATCGTTCAATTGTCTGTTGTATGATCATCAGCATGTAACTCCCGTCCCTCTGAAGGTAATGTTATTCAAATAaggcattttaatataatattttttccttatttcttttactaatatttatatctttatcattAGAGTGGTTGTGGAAAGATGATTCCTTCGAGCATATGGGGACCGACATGTGACGGATTGGATAAAGtagttgaaaatattatgttacatGATATGGAACTTGGTGATTgggtaatttttgaaaatatgggTGCTTATACATTACCTGTTGCTTCTCCATTCAACGGATTTCCCATTCCTAAAGTTCATGTTGTAGCTGACGAAGATATTTGGTAAGAAAACTTATATGGATTATTTGATATGAATgctaatattaatctttttcttttttaataaaaaattttttatcacactATTTAGGCTTTTGCTGAAAGATGTTCTACCTTTAACTGAAGATCATTTTGTTATTGGCAACACACCGGCTAATTTGCGACTTGGTTTAGATATTGGAGGAAATAATATCGATCCATGGAGGGAGGCTGGTCCAACGATGGGATTAACAGCACCTGAAATATTAACAGATACTCCTAATAATCCACCACATTTCATCTACGATTTTATCGAGCCGCCTCTAAAttagctttattattttaaaactattttgaaatatatatatatatatatatatatacatactatatatatatatgcatttcaaACAGAATAGATACATCTCTTCAGCTTTTGctgtatcaaataattttttttttctctttaatttcatCAAATGGTAAGTGTGcatacacaaaaattatttttaaacaacataattttacattattttgtttatttttatttaactaattttaatataactttgacATATAGTTTATGCAGCTTTTTTTTGgatattataacatttgaaAATCGCTTTCTTTACttgttcttattaaaaatacattaatttttttagtagtaGTAAGAAACTACAAATTAAGTAGAGCATTAAAAGTGATTCTAACAttattaatgaagaaaatatgaaTGTTTCGCCTATTGCATGATacgtaaaatatcaaaatagaatttaattatcctctttatatatgtaatagaaCGTATTATAACTTCTACATACATTTCTAGATAGTAATATAAGgattaatatttcagaaagaaaaattgcttgtcaaaaataaaacttaaattgtttttgcaaGCAATTAGCGCATTTAACATAGAACAAGCCATAAATTTCTGCatgaattatacatgtatagaaCTCTGATAATGAAAAGATGATATATTACTCTTTCtacattacaaaaaatgaGGCGGCCAATACGTagtaacaatataaatctaCTATAATTGTTTTGTGTTTTGAATATTCaagataaaagagaagaaattaattttataaaaggcTTGGGCATCACTTGGAGCaagttaacaaatattttacaaattatatgttttttaatctatattttaagttaaaaaaaagaaaaaaagatatagagaatccatgaaaaaaattgacatgtacaacatatatatgtgtactcTATAAGATGCATAAATGCATTCTCTAAAATTTACTTGCAACTAAGCAAGTAAACTCTGTAGGATTGCTAGGAACTAAACGGCATTGAGGCAGCTGTCACAAGAACTgaaagcaattaattttttattattctgattatatatctattattattattattgtaattattatgatgaattataattataatcaatcaataaatgtaataaaatacggTATCAATATAAAGTTCTctacatatattacttttattacctTTATAATAGTCTAGTATAACtctagataataaaatataagtaatatatagaaataatttttgatttttggcGATACAgagtaaaagtatttatttgtatcttaTAATGCAACATTTTACCATTATAACATTTactattgtttatattttctaacttagaaaaaaattcaatttttcgaaTCTGTACACATTGAAAAGTGTTTTTCTAATATCGTAAAGGCTATATAGCTGGATAAGCATATAAAAAGTCCCCCCgacgagttttcaaataatacttggCTTGTCATTTcctcattgtaaaaaaaatgtccttAAATTTCAGctctttttctcgataactcgggaaataatagagttagggagctgaaattttgaagaaaactttttttttacagtgaggACATGACATGctaaatgttatttgaaaactcgtcGGGGGCACTTTTAGTATGCTTATTCGGTTATAGGCTTTCGAAAAATAAAGTGTAGAAGGAAAACTTAGTTTTCTTTCtacactttatatatttatgtaacatttgtgcattatattttttgataagcATGGATTGTgctgtgaaataattttcataattaacttataaaataattgcaaatttatgaatatttttaatcgcatAGTCAACGAAAGTATATAGTcacgatataatatataacgttttgttttaattctGATTGAAGCGAgcttttgtataataaaacgtatttttcATTTCGTCATAAAGTCacatgcgataaaaaaaactgaagCAGATGATTCCTGGTGAAAAATAACTGATTGAAAAGACGTCTATTCAACGCATTCGACGTATAATCAACGTCTATTAGACGTTTTTTCGATTGTCATTTCTCGTTGGGAtctgtattatattaacaatattatagcAAATAATTCTATGGGAATAATCCTGCGATAAAGATgcaataaaatacttattctGTCCGAATAAACTGCTTTCCACTTTTATTCAGTATTCGATAATAACGCTACACACTCCACTTAAAGATCAAAAGAAATTATCGagtatcatattaattaagaataggttgcaataaaatattagcaatCTGAATTGAATGAAGTATCCATAGGCTTTTAATCCAAAGACTTGATTGTTTAACTAAAGATTGAAAGTTTAATGAGCAACTAATGTTGAAAGTTTAATGAGCAACTAATGttgatattttaacttaattttataaattttttttagtacataaaACTCATCTTCGaagatttatttagaaaacttTATCCTTGCGATAATGATCTAAAGATTTGTATAAAGAAGTGAAATGATGAAATAATGAagtgaaaagagaaatattatttcgagtgcaaattaaataagattaaaagataattggTATAAATGTCTGATTCGATTACAATGCAGGTGGtccatatacacacacaagtttatcttaaatattattatcattgatTTCGCAGCACGTTATACTTGGAAGAATTAcgcgaataaaaattgaaataaagacATTATCAAAAGGCACTATCAATACATCGAATGTTCAGTCGAAGATGTAATCGTCTGTGATTGATCATCAATTCAATATCAACTGGATTTATTATCACTGTAACTCAAATCAAAACGTGACAAAACAGTTGGGAAATTTTTGTTAGATAATAGTATTAattcattctttcttttttatctgttgcagaatattattctaaatgcAACTGCgaaaagaaattagaaattactTTACTTACTAATATCGTCATACgctatgttatttttatattcctttaCATTCATAATCATAGATTTCaactacaatattaaaaaattacagcaaaaatatataagtataactaatattttttcttactgataaacaatataaaaagatagtagagatttattttttcaaaataattatagagacGTTACGTCTATTTTGAAAACTTCCACGCTTTCTCAAAAACTAAttgtttatctatttttatttctttcaaagaaaaataaacttattagGATTTAATTTGTAGTGATTATATTCTACAAGATTAGGGCTAAAATGCACTTACATTAACCCTTTCACCGGCGGTGGAAAATATACTTCCcacctttttttcattttttgcaatgtaaaattcataattcgaTGAAAAAACTATCGTACTATATGTTATGGATGTAGAAATAGTTACTTTTCATGTCTCTTATGTTTTAGcgactaataatttatttgtaattatttataaacaaataaacttgaaaaaatgccattttttcagtaaaaattcaatttttttaaaagtattcaacatttttttgttgaaaatttaactgaatatttcttgaatatctaagtataaagtaaattttttgcaGAATTTTCCGCATGttagaaaagttttaataaacaaataacttGCCGCGCATTCCGGCTCCTCAGTAGTAGCGCTCGTAGTTcggattttaattttcaaacgaTTTTATCACGATCTTGTTAATTCTATAACTTTATACctatagtatatttaaaatatatcattatgtaATTTGAAGAAATTCTAAATGATATTGGATCAGAAGATTCTGAAGAGAAGATTCCCAGTTAGAATCATCGAGTAATGAGAATAGTGGATccgtcattttgaatttttggaAATTGGACTTCAGATTCGTGATCAGCAACCGGAAAAACATATACACGCAAAACATCATAGAAATTCGCTAAGAAATAGAATTGTGTCAGTGAAAGGGTTAATAATGAGTCCAGTCGCCACTTGCATTTATAATGGACTCACATCTCCGAGGCATGCTTTCCATTAAATTAATGGCATATTCATGTGGCAAGAATCTTCAAATTCGTCGAATTTCGATAATTAAACGCTGTATTATCGTTGATGCCTTCCACGAAGCTTCCTCTTGATGAGCGACCAAACATTTTCTATTGAATTCGCATCGGGCGAGTGTAATATGGCCAGTTGAGTGTCTTATTAATGTCATTTTGCTTTTTCCAGGCCTTGCAGAGCTGGTTCGGATGTTTCGGGTTATCGTTATCTTCTTGGAATACCTAATCTTCATCTTTACTGATATACTAGCGTTGGACAGACGGCAACAAAGctttctgatatatttttaatattttttccgcATTCAGGATTTCGAGTGAACATTTGATCGCTCTGAGAGCGATTAAATCCAATTTGCTAAGAAGATATGTTTGACTGAAAATCGGTTTTGAATctgattttgatataaataatataaagtacattGCATACATGTTATTTTGATTGCTCACTAAACAGTCGGCCGTGCACTCAACATtacgttttaataattttttattggagAACTATACGTTTCTCCAACTTGAAATTTTCAGATGttctttatgaattatattttaatttcataattttgattttgattttaaagatgacatattttccgaaaaaattgtaatgaaatgtcaatttcatttttaatctataaaataatattttgattaaaataataacagtaaTAAAAAGAGCAGGCGAAAAGCTATcgatttactttaataatatagttttctAGTTTTCTGTTTAAACAATGACGAGTTAGTATGCGAAAGGAGTTGTatgcgaaaaatatatgtttcgaTATATATGCTAAAATGTTTGTAGTgcacaaacaaatatatgggtcacttattatttaaattatataattttttagatttgcATTTATTACCTGCTATGCATAGCAGCAGTGGACTTGACGTTTACCTCCGATTCGGAGATTACCACGACGAAAAGTCGAGATTGTCCACCAGAATGTATTTGCCTCTCTCGGAAACaggtaataaaatcaaaagaaatttattgtaGCTTACAcctatatgcataaatatttttttatacgtataaagtGTTTCTGCAACATACAGATCAGTAAGTTGGATTGCCTATCTGACGATCAGCAGGGGCATGCTTCATCAATCTCgcataatcgaaaattaataaaatcggaGGAtcgatgatataattttttctttgtaaaaagtgaaaaaattacgtaattgaTACCTTAAATGCAAATCTGGTAGGGAATGAGGAAACTGAAATCGGCTTTTAACATAcagtataattgtaatatttaataatataaataaaataaaatagataacacaattaaaatatataataacataattaaaatataataagacagacaaaataagaaataaaatgttttttgtttaaatttattatattttacttcctattttatctatattgttatattttaattgtgttatctacacggagaaaattttatattaaaaattactatggtagTAACTGTGGACTATTAAGAACATTTCAAGTTAAAATGCtgtgtaaaactgtaaaaattgacgtaatttacgtaaaaattacattaattacgtcaatttttacagttttacttagcattttaacttggaatgtTCTTAATGGTCCACAGTTACTTCAAccatagttatttttaatgtaaaattttctatgtgtatgttattttattcatattattaaatattaaaattatactgtaTGTTAAAAGCCGATTTCAGTTTTCTCATTCATTACCGGATTTGCATTTAAGGTatcaatcatgtaattttttcacttttcacaatgaaaaaattacgtaattgatccccttattttattaattttcgattatgcGAGATCGGTAAAACATGCCCCTGCCGATCGTCAAATAGGCAACccaacgtacatatatatatatacactgtaAATTACCAATAGCAATTTTAATGCGTTATCGATACAttagacaatttttatattttccttattttgtacaaattttatacaaatattttattatttttttttaaattttagacgTGAAGAATATAGAGAAAGAGACTATGTAAACTAATGGTAACATCTGCATGCGATATTACCAACGATTGTTTATATCGAGATCTCTAATTATCTTCGGATTCAGTGGGTAATCAGACTTTACTCagagagaatttaaataattttcatcaatCATATGGCGTAAGCGCTAAATAAAACAGTCACGATTTCCGTTATGCATTGTGAaaggcagagagagagagagagagagagagagaggggggagaggaagggggagagaaagaggggggagagaaagagggggggagagaaagaggggggggagagagagagagagagagagagagagagagagagagagagagagagagagagagagagagagagagagagagagagagagagagagagagagagagagagagagagagagagagattgcaGCTTTATTAGCAACGTGCGAACTAACCGGATGATTACACAACGTCACTATTAAACagatttttctatatacaaaattatattgtttacacGCGACTGTCACAATAGTCGATGTCTGTGCgctacatataatttataaaaaaaaatcaagaagcTTTTCATAGGTgactttttcaaatttgaaaaCATTATTGTACCTTTGCAAAATCGATTCTCTCGTCATTTCGTTCAATTTGCTTAATGACTTCAGTAAATAATGACATAAACATGCAAAAGTGAGATAACACCGGAGGCGACAGTGAAATCTTTACGAAATTCTCGACTCGGTCGATCGATCTTGCGAGATCGAATTAGAAATTTGATTACGAGGTAAtggagacagagagagagagagaccgtATAAAAACGGTTTCCGGGTTTCATTATCGAAATTTACTAATGTAaattgacataaaaatatggTATGGAAAAAGTACTTCGACAAAaaacttaagaaaaatttcgaattttgaataacactaaaaaattttcaagaaatacataaaaatacatatttaaattttactcttCTATCTGGAATGTGTcctgaaagaaaagaaaacaaaaaggaCTACATTACACTTAAAAGTTACTTTAGTGAGatgttgaatatttatagttgtaagtatattatataatatgcgcATAACACTGTGTTTAGAGATTCAGCAgacttatattattagatttttttccgatattttatattaataattagacaattttgcaaaaaaacgTCTCTTTCA
It encodes:
- the LOC140672649 gene encoding ornithine decarboxylase 1; this encodes MKVTNLDERIHVLDSESNVMTVIKNIAMSGVQEEAFYVLDIGDIVQKHQIWKEKLPRVEPYYAVKCNDNLMVMEVLAALGVSFDCASKNEINKVLSLGVDSSRIIFANPAKPASHICHAAAMRVDTMTVDNENELHKIKKLFPTAKIVIRIRCDAETAQCPLGMKFGCDPIHEAPSLLRLAYMLGLNVVGFSFHVGSGCQDPPIYHCAIHHCKILFDMAINFGFKPYLLDLGGGYPGDKGTSIDKFAEVINKALDEYFNTDAVHVIAEPGRFYVASAFTLATNIHSKRSVRGDENSVTHNMYYINDGVYGSFNCLLYDHQHVTPVPLKSGCGKMIPSSIWGPTCDGLDKVVENIMLHDMELGDWVIFENMGAYTLPVASPFNGFPIPKVHVVADEDIWLLLKDVLPLTEDHFVIGNTPANLRLGLDIGGNNIDPWREAGPTMGLTAPEILTDTPNNPPHFIYDFIEPPLN